A section of the Flavobacterium ardleyense genome encodes:
- a CDS encoding DUF58 domain-containing protein, whose amino-acid sequence MDTKEILQKVRKIEIKTRRLSDHIFSGEYHTSFKGRGMTFSEVRQYQFGDDVRSIDWNVTARYREPYVKVFEEERELTMMLMVDVSGSALFGTSKQFKNEIVAEIAATMAFSATVNNDKIGLMLFSDQIELFIPPKKGKSHVLRIIRELVEFTPKSNKTNLSQALQFLSRVMKKKAIVFLISDFMTNDDYDKTLKIAARKHDLTAIRVYDPREEKLPNVGIVNVLDAESGEIMLVDTSSKKVRMEYEKDYHEKVKTFQETFTRNGAGTVSTRVDQSYVTKLLAYFKSRG is encoded by the coding sequence ATGGATACCAAAGAGATTCTCCAAAAAGTTCGAAAAATTGAAATTAAGACCCGAAGATTGAGCGATCATATCTTCTCGGGCGAATACCACACGTCTTTCAAGGGCCGTGGTATGACCTTTAGCGAGGTGCGTCAATATCAGTTTGGAGATGATGTGCGATCAATAGATTGGAATGTTACGGCTAGATACCGCGAACCTTATGTAAAGGTTTTTGAGGAAGAACGCGAACTGACCATGATGTTGATGGTAGATGTAAGTGGATCTGCATTATTTGGAACATCAAAACAGTTTAAAAACGAAATAGTAGCAGAAATCGCTGCAACAATGGCGTTTTCGGCAACGGTGAATAATGATAAAATTGGTTTGATGTTATTTTCAGATCAGATTGAATTATTTATTCCACCCAAAAAAGGCAAATCGCACGTCTTGAGAATCATTAGAGAATTGGTAGAGTTTACTCCAAAAAGTAATAAAACCAATCTGTCTCAAGCATTGCAGTTTTTGTCTAGAGTTATGAAGAAAAAAGCAATTGTCTTTTTGATTTCAGATTTTATGACCAATGATGATTACGATAAAACACTGAAGATTGCGGCTAGAAAACACGATTTAACTGCAATTAGAGTATACGATCCAAGAGAAGAAAAACTTCCGAATGTTGGAATTGTAAATGTACTTGACGCCGAAAGTGGCGAAATAATGTTGGTGGATACTTCATCCAAAAAAGTGAGAATGGAGTATGAGAAAGATTATCACGAGAAAGTAAAAACTTTTCAAGAAACCTTTACGCGCAATGGAGCAGGAACTGTGAGCACACGTGTAGATCAGAGCTACGTAACGAAGTTATTGGCTTATTTTAAATCTAGAGGATAA
- a CDS encoding vWA domain-containing protein, giving the protein MILENLEFLNPEFFWLLVLLPIAGVWYYNNRKRQTATLRMSSVAGFKKSESFAVKIYPYLIVMRFLALALIIVAMARPRSTDVSSKYSSSNGIDIVIATDVSGSMLARDLKPNRLEALKEVAEQFVKERQNDRIGLILYAAEAYTKTPVTSDKALVASAIQSIEYNNKLQDGTAIGMGLATAVNRLKDSKAKSKIVVLMTDGVNNAGFIEPETAADIAAEYGIKVYTIGIGTTGMAESPYAYAPNGQFIFRMMPVEIDEPLMKSIAKKTDGKYYRATSKNSLKQIYEEINKLETSEVEELKFYNYKELFRPFAIAAFALLLVEILLRRTIFRSFI; this is encoded by the coding sequence ATGATTTTAGAAAACTTAGAATTTTTAAATCCCGAATTTTTCTGGCTATTGGTACTTCTTCCAATTGCGGGAGTTTGGTATTATAATAATAGAAAAAGACAAACTGCAACTCTAAGAATGAGTTCGGTAGCAGGTTTTAAGAAATCAGAATCCTTTGCGGTAAAGATTTATCCGTATTTGATCGTCATGAGATTTTTGGCTTTAGCCTTAATCATTGTCGCAATGGCAAGACCAAGATCTACAGATGTGAGTAGCAAGTATAGCAGTTCTAACGGAATTGATATCGTAATCGCCACGGACGTTTCTGGGAGTATGTTGGCGAGAGATTTAAAACCGAACAGACTTGAGGCTTTGAAGGAAGTGGCAGAACAATTTGTAAAAGAAAGACAAAATGATCGAATTGGATTAATATTATACGCTGCCGAAGCTTACACCAAAACACCTGTTACTAGCGATAAAGCTTTAGTAGCTAGTGCTATTCAAAGTATCGAATACAATAATAAATTACAAGACGGAACTGCAATTGGAATGGGACTTGCCACGGCGGTTAACAGACTAAAAGATAGCAAGGCGAAAAGTAAAATCGTGGTTTTGATGACGGATGGTGTAAACAACGCTGGTTTTATTGAACCTGAAACCGCTGCCGATATTGCAGCCGAATACGGAATCAAAGTTTACACAATTGGAATTGGAACTACTGGAATGGCCGAATCGCCTTATGCATACGCTCCAAACGGTCAGTTTATTTTCCGAATGATGCCTGTAGAAATTGACGAGCCACTGATGAAAAGCATTGCCAAGAAAACTGACGGCAAGTATTATCGAGCAACTAGTAAAAATAGTTTGAAACAGATATACGAGGAAATCAATAAGCTTGAAACTTCAGAAGTGGAAGAGCTTAAATTTTATAATTATAAAGAACTCTTTAGACCATTTGCAATAGCGGCATTCGCATTACTGCTGGTGGAAATACTATTAAGACGAACAATTTTTAGAAGCTTTATTTAA